From the Oceanicaulis alexandrii DSM 11625 genome, one window contains:
- a CDS encoding GT-D fold domain-containing protein: protein MQGADGKIEFVHGAVVLASVDLAQYGFTSIDMIIRGLDPSHEILCDFQLTGVPVSFPVNAGLGVEAVGTLELLTFESIQDPVGARSQLALAARDVSERLGLRGVYMRGERRERFAHRVLGAIEQRQPYSVVRLGDGEGRILGAGATFSAAEVLTQVLYYHFGPRSVELNRDRDRDWVLTTSAILRDMLQQACKGADEIGLPVWDFFRGIEETCTSGMVAYSDAMFYALSLDPHWKDEDRIGTNVFQQLAETPDFFQAVTRKADRIVLVGPWDLTSQLQSALSPKALSFIEVPHHHTWGDGDGFGQYPFLCSAVDKRIASLGDLRGSVFLIGAGLYGKHYANLAKKQGAVALDIGSVFDSWGGKGLPYAVRNPRLGLDKLT, encoded by the coding sequence TTGCAAGGCGCTGACGGCAAGATCGAGTTCGTGCATGGCGCTGTGGTTCTGGCGAGTGTTGACCTGGCGCAATACGGTTTCACTTCTATTGATATGATCATCCGGGGGCTGGATCCGTCGCATGAAATTTTGTGTGACTTTCAGCTGACGGGTGTGCCCGTTTCTTTTCCCGTCAATGCCGGGCTCGGCGTAGAGGCCGTGGGAACGCTCGAACTGCTCACATTCGAATCCATCCAAGATCCGGTTGGCGCACGCAGTCAGTTGGCGCTGGCGGCGCGTGATGTTTCGGAGCGGCTGGGCTTGCGGGGCGTCTATATGCGCGGGGAGCGACGCGAGCGGTTTGCGCACAGGGTTCTGGGCGCGATTGAGCAGCGCCAACCCTATAGCGTGGTGCGTCTGGGTGATGGCGAGGGGCGTATTCTGGGCGCTGGCGCCACCTTCAGCGCAGCTGAGGTCCTCACCCAGGTTCTGTACTATCATTTTGGGCCGCGCTCTGTAGAGCTGAACCGGGACCGGGACCGGGACTGGGTGCTCACGACGAGCGCAATCTTGCGCGACATGCTCCAGCAAGCCTGTAAAGGCGCCGATGAAATAGGTCTTCCTGTCTGGGACTTCTTCAGAGGCATCGAAGAGACATGCACATCCGGCATGGTCGCATACTCGGATGCGATGTTTTATGCGTTGTCACTTGATCCTCACTGGAAGGATGAAGACCGGATCGGAACGAATGTGTTTCAGCAACTCGCAGAAACGCCTGACTTCTTCCAGGCTGTGACTCGCAAAGCGGATCGGATCGTTCTGGTCGGACCTTGGGATCTGACGAGCCAGCTTCAGAGCGCGCTGTCTCCCAAAGCGTTGTCTTTCATTGAAGTGCCGCACCATCACACTTGGGGAGACGGCGATGGTTTCGGCCAATACCCTTTCCTTTGCAGCGCTGTGGACAAACGTATCGCATCGCTGGGAGATTTGCGCGGTTCTGTCTTCCTGATCGGGGCGGGGCTTTACGGCAAGCATTATGCGAATCTCGCCAAGAAACAGGGTGCTGTCGCTTTGGACATCGGTTCAGTTTTCGATTCCTGGGGAGGCAAGGGATTGCCCTATGCTGTAAGGAACCCTCGTTTGGGACTGGATAAGCTTACCTGA